A genome region from Zestosphaera sp. includes the following:
- a CDS encoding ArsA family ATPase — translation MIDIINLLKPIEGDPHVVMVLGKGGVGKTSTSILISSELRKLGKTLLVSFDPAKHILKYLNVSKSAELFEVSDNFFVSQLDIEASAKELTSRYSSLISDLFPSLSVLNLEDITKALKYAPGVEEEVFLNWLSEAYNKKDFRFIVIDTPPTGISLRTLTLPKLYLLWLEKLINIRERIVSLRYVIAKTLGREIKVSDPALVKLYEMREKYNKVREALTNRSRTSFVVVTNPEPLPMYELREVLKFLSEELATTPKLLVMNKVLPEDVAVKLGAYEEQKTIIEEFMSLPGKSIMIPYVSNPPSKLEDILKLREVVVVTKGV, via the coding sequence GTGATTGACATAATCAACTTACTAAAGCCTATTGAAGGAGACCCTCACGTAGTCATGGTTTTGGGTAAGGGGGGTGTGGGAAAGACCTCCACATCAATATTAATATCTAGCGAGTTGAGAAAGCTGGGGAAAACCCTCCTAGTAAGCTTTGATCCTGCTAAGCACATACTTAAGTATTTAAACGTGAGCAAGTCTGCAGAATTATTTGAAGTAAGTGATAATTTCTTCGTTAGTCAGTTAGATATTGAGGCATCAGCTAAAGAATTAACGTCTAGATACTCGAGCCTCATCAGTGATTTATTCCCGTCACTCTCAGTTCTTAACTTAGAAGACATTACTAAAGCACTTAAGTATGCTCCAGGAGTTGAAGAGGAAGTGTTCCTTAACTGGCTGAGTGAAGCATATAATAAGAAAGACTTTAGATTCATAGTGATAGATACTCCTCCTACGGGCATCTCTCTCAGAACGCTAACACTACCTAAACTTTATCTCTTGTGGCTCGAGAAACTAATCAATATAAGAGAAAGGATCGTGTCACTCAGGTATGTCATAGCCAAGACTCTCGGCAGAGAGATTAAGGTTAGTGACCCAGCACTCGTTAAATTATACGAGATGCGCGAGAAGTATAATAAAGTTAGAGAAGCATTAACAAACCGTTCAAGAACTTCATTCGTGGTCGTAACAAATCCTGAGCCCCTGCCCATGTATGAGTTAAGAGAAGTTCTCAAGTTTTTAAGTGAAGAACTCGCCACGACACCTAAGCTACTCGTAATGAATAAAGTTCTTCCAGAAGACGTTGCCGTGAAGTTAGGGGCTTACGAAGAGCAAAAAACTATTATTGAGGAATTCATGAGCTTGCCAGGCAAGTCTATCATGATTCCGTACGTTAGTAACCCACCCTCAAAATTAGAAGACATTCTTAAATTGAGGGAGGTAGTGGTCGTAACTAAGGGTGTCTAG
- the proC gene encoding pyrroline-5-carboxylate reductase yields the protein MGVLGAGRIGSAMIRALKSCRSDLEVYASGRSEETLAKALRLGAEVSRDNAYVVRKSDLVIVSVKPHNFLDLYNQVPVDFWSGKLVVSVMAGVKLETLSRVLRGAKVFRAMPNINTLVSKSATAIATNDNNSDDRSTVENVLRCFGSVYWVPEEYLDIWTSLVGSGPAFIAEIIDGLVLGAVSSGMTRDVAYRAILDMIEGTVKLLRELDSHPIEVRDEVTTPSGTTIQGLKVLEAKGIKAGLIEVIETSFRRSREIGIEIDSSIKSKISW from the coding sequence GTGGGTGTCTTAGGCGCTGGTAGGATAGGTTCAGCGATGATTAGAGCTCTCAAGTCTTGCAGGTCTGACTTAGAAGTTTACGCGAGTGGTAGGAGTGAAGAGACTTTAGCGAAAGCTTTAAGGCTTGGTGCTGAGGTGAGTAGAGATAATGCTTACGTAGTGCGTAAATCTGACTTAGTTATAGTGAGTGTTAAGCCTCATAACTTTCTAGACCTTTATAATCAGGTTCCAGTAGATTTCTGGTCAGGTAAGTTAGTAGTTTCTGTGATGGCTGGTGTTAAACTAGAGACTTTAAGCAGGGTTTTGCGCGGGGCTAAAGTCTTCAGGGCTATGCCAAACATCAACACATTAGTAAGTAAGTCAGCTACAGCCATAGCAACCAACGACAACAACTCAGACGACCGCTCTACTGTCGAGAACGTTCTCAGGTGTTTTGGTAGCGTGTATTGGGTTCCCGAAGAATACCTAGATATATGGACTAGTCTAGTAGGTAGTGGACCGGCCTTCATAGCCGAGATAATAGACGGGTTAGTTCTAGGAGCTGTTTCTTCAGGGATGACTAGAGACGTAGCTTATAGAGCAATTCTAGACATGATTGAAGGAACCGTGAAATTACTAAGAGAGCTAGATTCACATCCTATAGAAGTTAGAGACGAGGTAACGACTCCTTCAGGCACTACTATTCAGGGGCTTAAAGTTTTAGAAGCTAAGGGTATAAAGGCAGGCTTGATAGAAGTGATAGAAACTTCTTTCAGGAGGTCTAGAGAGATAGGTATAGAGATAGACAGCTCTATAAAGTCTAAGATAAGCTGGTAG
- a CDS encoding ABC transporter substrate-binding protein, translating into MVYSMYVRKSLKRAISKTMGIIIGLVIVIAVVAGVLIYMTTQVPPTTTPTTTKPKIEKVKIGIIEPLTGRYAVFGQEAVDAARLLVDIINNELGGVSSLGGAKLELYVEDAGTSPDTAALAAERLISNYRPHVILGAYISRLTAAVAEVTEREKIPLVMDALVDWLTERGWNYVFRLAPRASTHGKAAVDFVLEMAKKTNTTIRTVVVLHEDSIFGTTVANGVRSQLIAKGVIPNETITYAYTITDFGPIISRIRELNPDVIFSVPYFSDGILFAKALQASGIKVKFIAGAGGCGYTDPDSIREAGEAVEYFTNTYSYNPARQTQWNKRIVQAFQQKYGKLPTEAAGIIFYSLMFVYEGLEKAGQMFPDDPLNPDNLRAVFLSMDLDDSNSIAAQLYPTGRVKLAANGENLYGGTAILQVIGGQPRVIWPEAEEGVTPIFPRP; encoded by the coding sequence GTGGTGTACTCTATGTATGTTAGAAAATCTCTAAAAAGAGCTATTTCTAAAACTATGGGAATTATAATAGGTCTCGTGATAGTGATAGCTGTCGTAGCCGGAGTTCTAATTTACATGACTACACAAGTACCACCAACAACGACGCCAACGACTACTAAGCCTAAGATAGAGAAGGTTAAAATAGGTATTATAGAGCCCTTAACAGGGCGTTACGCTGTCTTTGGTCAAGAAGCTGTTGATGCTGCCAGACTCTTAGTTGATATTATAAATAACGAGTTAGGAGGTGTTAGTTCTTTAGGAGGTGCTAAGCTCGAATTATATGTTGAGGACGCCGGCACCAGTCCTGACACAGCCGCCTTAGCTGCTGAGAGACTTATCTCTAACTACAGGCCTCACGTAATATTAGGTGCTTACATAAGTAGGCTTACAGCTGCGGTAGCTGAAGTAACTGAGAGAGAAAAAATACCTTTAGTGATGGACGCTTTAGTTGATTGGTTGACTGAGAGGGGATGGAATTACGTCTTTAGACTAGCTCCTAGAGCTAGTACTCACGGCAAAGCAGCTGTAGATTTCGTCTTAGAAATGGCAAAGAAAACCAACACTACGATACGTACTGTGGTAGTACTTCATGAAGACTCCATATTCGGGACCACAGTGGCTAACGGCGTTAGGTCGCAACTGATAGCTAAGGGAGTAATACCTAATGAGACTATAACTTACGCATACACGATAACCGACTTCGGACCCATAATCTCCAGAATTAGAGAATTAAACCCGGACGTTATATTTAGCGTACCTTACTTCAGCGACGGAATACTATTTGCTAAAGCTTTGCAGGCCTCAGGTATTAAAGTAAAGTTTATAGCTGGTGCTGGCGGGTGCGGTTATACGGACCCAGACTCTATAAGAGAGGCTGGCGAAGCAGTAGAGTACTTCACAAACACGTACAGCTACAACCCGGCTCGTCAGACTCAATGGAACAAGCGTATTGTCCAGGCATTCCAGCAGAAATACGGTAAGTTACCTACTGAGGCTGCCGGCATAATATTCTATTCCTTGATGTTTGTTTATGAAGGTCTTGAGAAAGCAGGTCAGATGTTCCCTGACGACCCGTTAAACCCAGATAACTTAAGAGCTGTTTTCTTATCGATGGATCTAGACGACTCTAACAGCATAGCTGCCCAACTTTACCCAACTGGCAGAGTAAAGTTAGCAGCTAATGGTGAGAATCTCTACGGTGGTACGGCAATCCTGCAAGTCATTGGGGGTCAACCTAGAGTCATATGGCCTGAGGCTGAGGAAGGCGTAACCCCGATCTTCCCAAGACCTTAA